GATGGAGATGATCCGTATGCAGGGAGAAAGCTAAACCATAAACCAAAACTAATAAAAGATCCACAAAAATATCCTGATGAGTATTATGTTGAGGTAATGGATTCGATGTATCTTCCAGCTTCAGAATCGTACAACGGATTAAGAACAATAGATGTTTCAAAGTTGAAATTCAAGTACTCTTGGATGGATATACAATCAGCAGCTAAAGATAAATCTAAAAATACACGTGCTAAACGTAGTAAATACATGAAGCACGAGCAAGTAGAAGTATATCCAGATACTACAGTATGGATAAAAGATTTCTCGTACTCGTACAATGAGCCAATGCATAATGATTATTTTTGGCACCAAGCTTACGGCGAGTACCCTGTAGTAGGTGTTACTTGGAGGCAAGCAAAAGCATTTTGTGCATGGAGAACACTATACAAAAATGCTTACCAAAAAGATAAAGGAAGACAGTTTGTAAACTCTTTCCGTTTACCAACAGAGGCTGAGTGGGAATATGCTGCAAGAGGTGGTATGCAATCAGCTACGTACCCTTGGGGTAATACATACACTAAAAACGATAGAGGGTGTTTCCTAGCAAACTTTAAACCTAACAGAGGCGATTATGCAGCCGATGGAGCACTCTATACAGTAGAAGCACGATCATTTGATCCTAATGACTATAATCTATACAACATGTCAGGAAACGTAGCAGAATGGACAGACTCATCTTATGATGCAGCATCTTACGAATACGTTTCTACCATGAACCCCAATGCACCAGACCCTTCTAATAGAAGAAAAGTAACACGTGGTGGTTCTTGGAAAGACGTTGCTTATTTCCTACAAGTAAGCACAAGAGACTGGGAGTATGCTGACTCTGCACGTAGCTACATCGGTTTCAGAACAGTACAAGATTACATGGGTACACAAAATACAGGAAACCAGTAATCAATAATTATTTAACCAACTTATATTTTTGAATATTTAACTTAACTAAAAACTAAATTATTTTTATTATGGCACTACCTAAAAAAGTTATGAATTTTGCCTATGGTATGGGGGCAGCAGTTGTTATCATCGGAGCACTTTTCAAGTTAATGCACTGGCCAGGAGCAAGTACAATGCTTATTGTAGGATTGGGAACTGAAGCATTAATTTTTGGTCTTTCTGCTTTTGATCCTGTTGATAAAGAACTAGACTGGTCTCTAGTATATCCTGAATTAGCAGGTGGTGATACAAGGAAAAAAGATGCTAAAAAAGAAACTCCAGAAGATGCACAAGGATTACTTTCTAAAAAACTTGATAACATGTTAAAAGAAGCCAAGATTGATGGTCAGTTAATGGCTAGCCTTGGTGCGAGTATTAAAAATTTCGAATCTGCAGCAAAAGGAATATCGCCAACAGTAGACTCTATATCTTCTCAGAAAAAATACAGTGAAGAAATGTCTATGGCAGCAGCTCAAATGGAATCACTAAACAGTCTTTATAAAATACAGTTAGAGAGTGCAGCTCGTAATGCTGAAGCAAACAAAGAAATTGCTGACAACACGGCAAAACTACAACAAGAAATGCAGTCTATGACTAAAAACATCGCTTCATTAAACAACGTTTACGGAGGTATGCTTTCTGCAATGGGCAACAAAGCCTAATTAATTAGGTTCTTATTTTATTAAACTACAAAAAACAGAAAGACTAATTAGATATGGCAGGAGGAAAATTAACCCCTAGACAAAAGATGATTAACCTGATGTATCTGGTTTTCATCGCGATGTTGGCACTAAATATGTCCAAAGAGGTACTATCCGCTTTTGGATTGATGAATGAACAGTTTGAGGAAGCAAATACCCAGGCTAAAAAAACAAATAAAGATCTTTACGATGTATTAGCATTAAAGGCTTCTGAGTCACCTCAGTTTGTCGAAGCAAAAAACATGTCAGATAAAGTTAAAAAAATTTCCAATAATTTTTATTTGTATTTAGAAGGTCTCAAGGGAGATATTACTAAAAATTTCGAGAGAGAAAACGGGAAACTTCCTTACGAGGCAATGGATAAAGGAGAAATGATTGATGAAGCTTGGTTTGCTGGAGATGGCTATTCCAATAAAGGGAATGAAATAGTAGCAACCATCAATCAATACAAGAAGGATATGATTGCTGCATTTGGTAAGGAAAATAAATACAATGCACTTAAGAAGGAAATACAGAGTAAGTTTGATACAGAAAACATTAAAAATAATGAAGGAGTGTCAAAAAAATACCTCGATTATCACTTTAAAGGTTTTCCTGCAATTGCTTCATTAACTAAGCTTTCTGCAATGCAAAACAACGTAGAAACGATTGAAAGCAACGTGTACAACATAGCACTTGGTAAAGCAGCTATTGAGGCTACCTCTATGAATAAATATAAAGCTATAGTTGTTACTGATAAATCTGCTTTCTTCTCAGGTGAAGAAGTTACAGGTAAAGTTGTTCTTGGTCGTTATGATGATGCTACTGTTCCTACAAGAGTAGGTGTAGATGGTGGAAAAGTTACTATGGAAAATGGACAAGCAAAATTCCAAATCAATGCTGGTTCAATAGGCGAGCAAGAAATAAATGGTCAATTCGTGTTTCTTGAAGACGGTAAAGAAGTGGAAATACCAATTCAAGGAAATTACGTAGTTGTACCACGCCCTAACGAAGCTACAATTTCTGCTGATAAAATGAACTCTGTGTATAGAGGTGTGGATAACCCAATGACGATTTCATTTGCAGGTATTGCTGATAGTGATGTTAACGCCTCAGCATCTGGACTTAAAAAGTCAGGTAAAGCAGGTAAATACAACTGGAACGTTACAGGAGTTTCTGGTACAAAAGCTACAATAACAGTAACAGGTAAGTTACCTGATGGCAAAGCTGTAACCTCTAAAAAAGAATTCAACGTTAGAGATATACCAATTCCAGCACCTTCTATTCGAGGTAAAATAAACTCGTCTAAAGGTCGTGCGCAAGATTTATCAGTATCTACTGTAAATGTTGAATTCCCTGATTTCGTTTATGATTTAAGTGTTACTGTTAAGTCATTCGAACTTTACGTTCCCGGTAATCCAGGTATGATTGTTCAGGGTAATAAATTTGATGGAAGAGCTCAGGCTGCTATCAATAAAGCAAGAAGAGGAGACCAGATTACAATCACAAACATTAAAACCAAATTAGTAGGAAATTCTACTTACAGAATTAGAGATTCCACGCCTTTTATTTGGGAAGTACAATAATATAATTAAAAGAACGTTTTTCTTTTATAGCATAAATTAAGGATATGAATAGCAAAAGTTTTTTATTAGCAGCGTTGTTTTTTGCAGGTGTTGGTTCATCAATGGCTCAGTCTAATCTGCTGAATGCAAAAACACCAGATGAGATAGGACAAAAAACTGCTGAACAGGAGCTGTTAGATAACGATAACCCGTTACCTTACGGTTATGTAGGAGACAGAGATATTTTATTTGCAAGAAAAGTTTGGGAAGTAATTGACCTTAATCAAAGAGTTAACTTTCCGATGTTATTTCCTGTAGAAGAAAATATTGGTGATGATAGAAAATCGCTTTTTACTGTCCTTTTAAATGGAATCAAAGATGGCAGACTTACCGAGGTATATGGTGACTCATACTTTACTGAGAAGAAAACTTTAGAAGAAATTCAAGAGAACTTCTACGTAAGTATGTTAAACAGTTACGGTGTAACTACCATGAACCAGTACCCAGGTGAAACCGAAGAATCTCTTAAGGAACAAGGAATACTTACTGCTGAGCACTTTGATACTCAGGAAGTAACTGCAAACGATGTTGCAGCATACAGAATAGTAGGAACTTGGTACTTTGATAAGAGACAAGGCGAACTTAAGTACAGAATACTTGGTATTTGCCCTATGGCTGTTGATGCATTGAGTAAATTGAGAATGGGTGAAAGTGCAGAACCAATCGAACTATTCTGGGTGTTTTATCCGGGTGCTAGAGACGTACTACACCAAGCTAAAGCCTTTAATGAGAAAAATTCTGCAATGCCAATTACATTTGATCACTTGTTAAACTCTAGACGTTTTAGTGCTATGATATACAAGGAAGAGAATGTATACGGGGACAGACTTATTAAGGAGTACCTTAAGGACAATGCCCAGCTACAACTTTTGGAATCAGAGCGTATAAAAGATAAGATACGTAATTTTGAACAAGATATGTGGAATTACTAATAATTCTCATAACTATATAAAGGAACTCTTACCACTATGGTAAGAGTTTTTTTATTTTTGTATCATGATAGATTTTCTAATTGTAGGCAATGGTTTGGCAGGTATAAATTTTGCCGAAACCTGTTTTCTTAATAATAAATCGCACGTTATTATTAGCGATGCATCCCACAACTCGACGTTGGTTGCTGCAGGGATTTACAATCCTGTTATTTTAAAAAGATTCAGCTTACCTGCCGACGCTGCAGAGCATATAGCGTACATGGCACCTTTCTATAAAAACATAGAGCAAAGGCTCTCGGTTAAATTTATGTATGATGTTCCTGTATACAGAAAGTTTGCATCTGTAGAAGAACAGAACAACTGGTTTGAGGCTATGGATAAACCTAGTTTTACTCCTTTTTTAAATCCTGAAATTAGCCATAAAAACTACCCGCATTTACCAGCCTCTTACGGCTTTGGTAGTGTAAACGGTACGGGTTACATGGACACAAACGCATTTGTACAGGTATATTCGTCCAAATTAAAAAAAGATGGTTCTTTACTTGAAGAAACTTTTGATTACGATGCATTAGAAGTTACAAACGATGGCGTGCGATATAAAAATATATCATACAAACATATTGTATTTGCTGAAGGATATGGGGTAAATTCAAACCCTTATTTTAAAGAATTACCATTGGATGGTACTAAAGGGGAGCTACTATTAATTAAAGCTCCTGATTTAAAACTTGATGCTATAGTAAATGCCAGTATATTTATCCTTCCTATGGGGAATGATTACTATAAAGTAGGGGCTACATACGAATGGAATGATAAAACACAAACGCCAACCGATGCTGGTAAAAGTGAATTGGTTGAAAAATTAGAGCAACTAATTACTTGCGATTATAAGATTATAGAGCATTTAGCAGGGGTACGCCCTACTGTTAAAGATAGAAAGCCATTGATTGGTACGCACCCTAATTATGCAAGAGTACATTTATTAAATGGGCTTGGTACACGTGGGGTTATGCTAGGGCCATCTATGGCGTTAACACTATTCAATTCAGTAGTACACGGAGCAACTATCCCTAAAACAATAAACTTAAATCGGTTTAAGGTTTAGGTTGCCTATCTTTCCAGTCATCTTTATAGCTAATAAAAAAGTTAATCCAAATGTTGCGGGACAGTCGCATAATTATGGGCATAAAAATAATAAGGGTAGCTATAATGGCAAAGAAAGAGTTTTTTAGTGTTGTACCTATAAACACCCTTGTAATTATAAACGCAGCAACACTAAAGGTAACACCAAGACCGTAGCTTACATACATAGCACCATAAAAAAACGAAGGCTCTATTTTATAATGTAATCCACAATGGCTACAATTGTTGTGCATTTTGTATACAGAGCCAATATTATACGGGTTTTTGTTTAAATACATACTTTCCTGATGGCATCTGGGGCATGTTCCTGTTAAAATACTATATAATTTGGATCCTTTTTTTAACATTTGCAAAATCATTTGGTATATCCAAATTTACGACATAAATAAGACATAGTAATAATGCTGAATATACATAATTTATCGGTTTCTTTTGGAGGAACGTACTTATTTGAAGAAGTTACATTTCGCTTAGGAGCTGGCGATAGGGTAGGACTTGTAGGTAAAAATGGTGCTGGAAAATCGACCATGCTCAAAATTCTATCACGAGAGCTAGAACCTGATTCGGGGGTTATTGCTACCGAAAAAGAAGTTAAGATAGGTTTTTTAAAGCAGGATATCGACTTTGTTAAAGGCAGAACAGTATTGGATGAAGCCTATCAGGCATTTGTGGAAATTAAAGAAGTAGAAGGCAAAATTGAGAAGATTAATAATGAGCTTGCTACTCGTACCGATTATGAAAGTGAAGATTATACAAAGCTTATAGAAGACCTTAGCGATTATACCCACCACTACGAAATTTTAGGAGGGTATAACTATGTAGGCGATACCGAAAAAATACTGTTAGGTTTAGGTTTTAAACGTGAAGATTTTGATAAACTAACCGATACTTTTTCGGGTGGATGGCGTATGCGTATTGAGCTAGCCAAGCTATTACTACAGTACAACGATGTATTGTTACTGGATGAGCCTACCAACCACTTGGATATTGAAAGTATTATTTGGTTGGAACAATTTTTAAGAAATTATCCAGGGGTTGTAATTATAGTATCGCACGATAAAATGTTTTTAGATAACGTTACCAACCGTACTATAGAAATATCACTAGGAAAAATATACGACTTTAATAAACCCTATTCAGAGTACCTTGTATTGCGCGAAGAGCTTCGCGAAAAGCAATTGGCTACACAAAAAAATCAGGGTAAAAAAATTGAGCAAA
The Flavobacterium litorale genome window above contains:
- the porK gene encoding type IX secretion system lipoprotein PorK/GldK, giving the protein MKKFIALTATLSLLISCGSSDRGELVGVRGKKWRPEKPYGMTLIPGGAYIMGKSDDDLANVQDAPTKTVTVRSFYMDETEITNSEYRQFVEWVKDSTIRTRLAILADEMGQTPGGEGGIGEFAFKDQLGEGEEQSPYDKYMYENYYSIGDGDDPYAGRKLNHKPKLIKDPQKYPDEYYVEVMDSMYLPASESYNGLRTIDVSKLKFKYSWMDIQSAAKDKSKNTRAKRSKYMKHEQVEVYPDTTVWIKDFSYSYNEPMHNDYFWHQAYGEYPVVGVTWRQAKAFCAWRTLYKNAYQKDKGRQFVNSFRLPTEAEWEYAARGGMQSATYPWGNTYTKNDRGCFLANFKPNRGDYAADGALYTVEARSFDPNDYNLYNMSGNVAEWTDSSYDAASYEYVSTMNPNAPDPSNRRKVTRGGSWKDVAYFLQVSTRDWEYADSARSYIGFRTVQDYMGTQNTGNQ
- the porL gene encoding type IX secretion system motor protein PorL/GldL, with translation MMALPKKVMNFAYGMGAAVVIIGALFKLMHWPGASTMLIVGLGTEALIFGLSAFDPVDKELDWSLVYPELAGGDTRKKDAKKETPEDAQGLLSKKLDNMLKEAKIDGQLMASLGASIKNFESAAKGISPTVDSISSQKKYSEEMSMAAAQMESLNSLYKIQLESAARNAEANKEIADNTAKLQQEMQSMTKNIASLNNVYGGMLSAMGNKA
- the porM gene encoding type IX secretion system motor protein PorM/GldM, encoding MAGGKLTPRQKMINLMYLVFIAMLALNMSKEVLSAFGLMNEQFEEANTQAKKTNKDLYDVLALKASESPQFVEAKNMSDKVKKISNNFYLYLEGLKGDITKNFERENGKLPYEAMDKGEMIDEAWFAGDGYSNKGNEIVATINQYKKDMIAAFGKENKYNALKKEIQSKFDTENIKNNEGVSKKYLDYHFKGFPAIASLTKLSAMQNNVETIESNVYNIALGKAAIEATSMNKYKAIVVTDKSAFFSGEEVTGKVVLGRYDDATVPTRVGVDGGKVTMENGQAKFQINAGSIGEQEINGQFVFLEDGKEVEIPIQGNYVVVPRPNEATISADKMNSVYRGVDNPMTISFAGIADSDVNASASGLKKSGKAGKYNWNVTGVSGTKATITVTGKLPDGKAVTSKKEFNVRDIPIPAPSIRGKINSSKGRAQDLSVSTVNVEFPDFVYDLSVTVKSFELYVPGNPGMIVQGNKFDGRAQAAINKARRGDQITITNIKTKLVGNSTYRIRDSTPFIWEVQ
- the porN gene encoding type IX secretion system ring protein PorN/GldN, which produces MNSKSFLLAALFFAGVGSSMAQSNLLNAKTPDEIGQKTAEQELLDNDNPLPYGYVGDRDILFARKVWEVIDLNQRVNFPMLFPVEENIGDDRKSLFTVLLNGIKDGRLTEVYGDSYFTEKKTLEEIQENFYVSMLNSYGVTTMNQYPGETEESLKEQGILTAEHFDTQEVTANDVAAYRIVGTWYFDKRQGELKYRILGICPMAVDALSKLRMGESAEPIELFWVFYPGARDVLHQAKAFNEKNSAMPITFDHLLNSRRFSAMIYKEENVYGDRLIKEYLKDNAQLQLLESERIKDKIRNFEQDMWNY
- a CDS encoding NAD(P)/FAD-dependent oxidoreductase: MIDFLIVGNGLAGINFAETCFLNNKSHVIISDASHNSTLVAAGIYNPVILKRFSLPADAAEHIAYMAPFYKNIEQRLSVKFMYDVPVYRKFASVEEQNNWFEAMDKPSFTPFLNPEISHKNYPHLPASYGFGSVNGTGYMDTNAFVQVYSSKLKKDGSLLEETFDYDALEVTNDGVRYKNISYKHIVFAEGYGVNSNPYFKELPLDGTKGELLLIKAPDLKLDAIVNASIFILPMGNDYYKVGATYEWNDKTQTPTDAGKSELVEKLEQLITCDYKIIEHLAGVRPTVKDRKPLIGTHPNYARVHLLNGLGTRGVMLGPSMALTLFNSVVHGATIPKTINLNRFKV
- a CDS encoding DUF983 domain-containing protein; translated protein: MLKKGSKLYSILTGTCPRCHQESMYLNKNPYNIGSVYKMHNNCSHCGLHYKIEPSFFYGAMYVSYGLGVTFSVAAFIITRVFIGTTLKNSFFAIIATLIIFMPIIMRLSRNIWINFFISYKDDWKDRQPKP